One region of Desulfovibrio aminophilus DSM 12254 genomic DNA includes:
- a CDS encoding ADP-ribosylglycohydrolase family protein, whose amino-acid sequence MYGAIIGDLAGSQYERHNYLSTDFPLLDERSFFTDDTVLTVATAEAMLTDQDFAAAYRKWAGKYPGRGYGPMFRLWVGNPDMGPYGSPGNGAAMRVSPIPFLMRGGGVWDMIVMAGSSAKVTHNSKEGEDCAAYLAMTIWFYLHGEDGL is encoded by the coding sequence ATGTACGGAGCAATCATAGGCGACCTCGCGGGAAGCCAGTACGAACGGCACAACTACCTTTCGACAGACTTCCCGCTCCTGGACGAGCGGAGCTTCTTCACCGACGACACCGTGCTTACCGTCGCCACGGCGGAGGCCATGCTCACCGACCAGGACTTCGCCGCCGCGTACCGGAAGTGGGCCGGGAAGTACCCCGGCCGGGGCTACGGGCCGATGTTCCGGCTGTGGGTGGGCAACCCCGACATGGGGCCCTACGGCAGCCCCGGGAACGGGGCCGCCATGCGCGTGTCGCCGATCCCGTTCCTCATGCGGGGCGGGGGCGTTTGGGATATGATCGTGATGGCCGGTTCCAGCGCCAAGGTGACGCACAACTCAAAAGAAGGCGAAGACTGCGCGGCTTACTTGGCCATGACCATCTGGTTCTATCTGCACGGGGAGGACGGCCT